A genomic stretch from Asterias rubens chromosome 19, eAstRub1.3, whole genome shotgun sequence includes:
- the LOC117303296 gene encoding hyphal wall protein 1-like: MYPNRPCIPTDHVSQQTMYPNRPCIPTDHVSQQTMYPNRPCIPTDHVSQQTMYPNRPCIPTDHVSQQTIYPNRPCIPTDHVSQQTMYPNRPCIPTDHVSQQTTYPNRPRIPTDHVSQQTTYPNRPRIPTDHVSQQTTYPNRPRIPTDHVSQQTMYPNRPCIPTDHVSQQTMYPNRPCIPTDHYS; encoded by the coding sequence ATGTATCCCAACAGACCATGTATCCCAACAGACCATGTATCCCAACAGACCATGTATCCCAACAGACCATGTATCCCAACAGACCATGTATCCCAACAGACCATGTATCCCAACAGACCATGTATCCCAACAGACCATGTATCCCAACAGACCATGTATCCCAACCGACCATGTATCCCAACAGACCATGTATCCCAACAGACCATCTATCCCAACAGACCATGTATCCCAACAGACCATGTATCCCAACAGACCATGTATCCCAACAGACCATGTATCCCAACAGACCACGTATCCCAACAGACCACGTATCCCAACAGACCACGTATCCCAACAGACCACGTATCCCAACAGACCACGTATCCCAACAGACCACGTATCCCAACAGACCACGTATCCCAACAGACCACGTATCCCAACAGACCACGTATCCCAACAGACCATGTATCCCAACAGACCATGTATCCCAACAGACCATGTATCCCAACAGACCATGTATCCCAACAGACCATGTATCCCAACAGACCATGTATCCCAACAGACCATTATTCCTGA
- the LOC117303425 gene encoding hamartin-like — translation MAQQMSDPSELFPLLESNDLHVIQEIKALIQDNLNSARDPGFLNALVDFYILTNSQNALDLLAGVREPLDKPLMDRMNDNMKAGHKLQSLTLLSHVVRRQPSWLHKIVQAPLFMSLLNCLKMDIDVPVIMCGLLSITTLLPMIPSLVGPSLPEIFRVFSHLASWNVRKPGGIPDVYQLHLQVAVYALFHRLYGMYPLNFLQYLRSYYQNKNEEFKKAVLPMMERVRMHPLLVIGTARSETENARWRKMEVHDVLMECARVSLDTTESARDDSFNYVPIPVGFDTERRGSKGIAAGIMGQGMKTSSPIVDGHGTELSHKPLIQWDSDSKKTDPDTHSLVSSQEGGIISMFSPSMVCGLSTPPSSHPPSPLGSQLDVSLTSSVQMHYTTPLQETPTPQSTPHDSPHPNAALHLSSRMSSMSEGSVHSRAGKGSGGRAGRGKLPPITTHSAMSLSRTVSAPVTPGYESKSLPCTPQKPLMGGKAYSQEITKQRRFVWDDAEALATNGTASFSTKEPPQAAPVTEESEARKERTESSVSLRDLPEVIKDLSHEEQRPRDDDAMNEEVSSFIGSPYTPQDLETSVNSCITTTQTKTTTSDRLPLKTDLTTPSMTMSSAYLMKVHSKDVETTPRANGTSRQETVRTQSDPSAAHRSTLIKSSESETRLRTSSFGNKATKNISADLFGVRKGKDASVEHTITPQGFVPIIDQSMDSLESPITRYGTQSTTSDTFSTPGPSYNQQAPPQMPYMHLFNLIVPTLQNLSPAGTSSRDHSPVVSSANSTGSGLYSTPPPMSRVDSLPVGSTPIDSIGKVPLHSLYSPSQLLDRHLQMGNMTHEDQLTGLSLVSQGAVDWTHFGGSPPADEIKLLKGQLQLLHNQLLYERHKREVHAERNRRLLGKTHKAKALEESNAAMLEQRQLLEVEVNQVRAAFKLLREENKQLSEANGTKDQTHNALMKKLQGENEHMRDANEELQKLLVHHKQEVDKEAKELQAANAKLFTVQQELDNARADVATNRHLKDEIARLNRELLLMGETNTKYQEKVEEARRNDHKTEETEMRWTTLKKDLAVSQESLKRKNVQTEAAKARIGEMEASLTLKDVAMAEQKRFLENVKSLNKGKMESMDAKYNALKKINQCLEAHILKLTKSLREREKETGHFKRRHHLVSPQGISRRHSGPSSGAADQKMERMESSDSGGTSSSGMYSIQTSSPRTLDRSQSQDETYPVRPVDVDAHLVVKTESDFSQTSLSVKGSKDDHLTPSHLSGSHSTPRSSPMSEWENLSGEVDLNKPTKKEPAEAILVPKPTERAGFERHDSGSRLHINSPPLVFSDTSPFQRVQQSPRLSTRHSSFSPSSKISLNPPVEIGRRAASQSCPDLDSSGSQFTNLTQSQVEGGEEDIQEEEASEGTSASPPGAVVDSVEPRVFHHGLASILHMEASIEEADLSKYK, via the exons ATGGCTCAGCAGATGTCCGACCCAAGTGAGTTGTTCCCATTGCTAGAATCCAACGATCTTCATGTCATCCAAGAAATCAAGGCGCTGATACAAGACAATCTTAACTCAG CACGTGATCCTGGGTTTCTCAATGCGTTGGTGGATTTCTACATACTCACAAACTCCCAGAATGCACTGGACCTTCTTGCTGGTGTCAGGGAACCCTTAGACAAG CCATTGATGGACAGAATGAATGACAACATGAAGGCGGGCCACAAATTGCAGAGTTTGACCTTACTGAGTCATGTGGTGAGACGGCAGCCATCTTGGCTTCATAAGATCGTCCAAGCTCCTCTATTTATGTCTCTGCTGAATTGCTTAAAG ATGGATATCGATGTTCCAGTGATTATGTGTGGCTTGCTGTCGATAACCACCTTGCTACCCATGATACCCAGCCTGGTTGGTCCTTCTCTGCCGGAAATTTTTCGGGTATTCTCCCACCTTGCCTCATGGAATGTTAGAAAACCGG gTGGTATCCCTGATGTTTACCAGCTCCATTTACAGGTAGCGGTGTATGCACTCTTCCATCGACTCTACGGCATGTACCCATTGAACTTCCTCCAGTACCTCAGATCTTATTATCAGAATAAGAATGAGGAATTCAAGAAAGCTGTCTTG CCGATGATGGAGCGTGTTCGTATGCATCCTCTGCTAGTTATCGGCACAGCTAGATCCGAAACGGAAAATGCAAG ATGGAGGAAGATGGAGGTACATGATGTACTGATGGAGTGTGCTCGtgtttcattggatacaacagAATCTGCTCGAGACGATTCCTTCAACTATGTCCCGATACCTGTTGGTTTTGACACTGAGAGGAGAGGGTCAAAGGGCATAGCGGCTGGGATCATGGGTCAAGGCATGAAAACTTCTTCCCCCATTGTTGATGGTCATG GTACTGAGCTGTCTCACAAGCCATTGATACAGTGGGATAGTGACTCTAAGAAAACAGACCCCGATACGCACAGCCTGGTTTCGTCACAAGAGGGGGGTATTATATCGATGTTCAGCCCGTCCATGGTGTGCGGACTGAGCACACCACCTTCCTCCCATCCTCCCTCCCCATTGGGCAGTCAACTGGATGTCAGTCTGACATCATCAGTCCAGATGCATTATACGACCCCTCTCCAAGAGACACCGACGCCTCAGTCAACACCGCACGATTCCCCTCATCCCAACGCAGCTCTCCATCTCAGCAGTCGTATGTCCAGCATGAGCGAGGGCAGTGTTCACAGCCGTGCCGGAAAGGGATCTGGCGGGAGAGCCGGACGTGGGAAGCTCCCGCCAATCACAACTCACTCTGCAATGTCGTTGTCTCGGACCGTCTCTGCACCAGTGACGCCAGGCTATGAGTCCAAATCCTTGCCGTGCACCCCTCAGAAACCTCTCATGGGTGGCAAGGCATACTCTCAAGAGATCACCAAGCAGAGGAGATTTGTGTGGGATGATGCAGAGGCTCTTGCGACTAACGGCACAGCATCGTTTTCAACCAAAGAGCCTCCTCAAGCTGCTCCTGTTACTGAAGAAAGTGAGGCAAGGAAAGAAAGGACGGAGAGCTCTGTCTCCTTGAGAGACCTTCCCGAAGTCATTAAGGATCTTTCTCATGAGGAGCAGAGACCACGTGATG ATGATGCAATGAATGAAGAGGTGTCGTCTTTCATTGGTAGTCCTTACACTCCACAGGATCTGGAAACTTCTGTAAACTCATGTATTACAACTACccaaaccaaaacaacaacttcagaccgactccctctgaagacgGACCTGACTACGCCTTCCATGACAATGTCATCAGCGTATTTGATGAAAGTTCACTCTAAGGATGTTGAAACAACTCCTCGAGCGAATGGAACAAGTCGCCAAGAGACAGTCAGAACGCAAAGTGATCCGAGTGCAGCACACCGTAGTACGTTGATAAAATCATCCGAGAGTGAAACCCGTTTAAGAACCAGTAGTTTCGGTAACAAGGCGACGAAGAACATCTCAGCGGATCTCTTCGGCGTCCGGAAAGGAAAGGATGCCAGCGTTGAGCATACCATAACACCACAAGGGTTTGTCCCGATTATTGATCAATCAATGGATAGTTTGGAGTCACCGATAACTCGATACGGGACACAAAGTACCACATCAGATACTTTCAGCACCCCTGGGCCGTCCTACAACCAACAAGCACCACCACAAATGCCTTACATGCATCTCTTCAATCTGATCGTTCCGACGTTGCAGAATTTATCCCCCGCTGGGACCTCATCGAGAGATCACTCCCCGGTTGTCTCAAGCGCGAACAGCACGGGTAGTGGGTTGTATTCTACCCCGCCACCTATGTCTAGAGTTGACTCGCTGCCAGTAGGGAGTACACCTATAGACAGTATCGGTAAAGTTCCGCTACATTCGTTGTATTCACCAAGTCAGCTTCTGGATCGTCATCTACAGATGGGGAATATGACTCATGAGGATCAACTTACTGG aTTGTCTCTCGTCAGCCAAGGGGCAGTGGATTGGACTCATTTTGGAGGATCTCCACCAGCGGATGAAATCAAACTACTGAAGGGCCAGCTGCAGTTACTTCACAATCAGCTTCTGTATGAGAGACACAAGAGGGAGGTTCATGCAGAGAGGAATAGGCGCCTCCTTGGCAAGACACATAAG GCCAAAGCTCTTGAAGAATCCAATGCAGCAATGTTGGAGCAACGCCAACTCCTAGAAGTAGAAGTGAATCAAGTCAGAGCGGCCTTCAAGTTACTCCGAGAAGAGAATAAACAACTTAGTGAAGCTAATGGCACCAAGGACCAGACGCATAATGCATTAATGAA GAAATTGCAAGGTGAGAATGAGCACATGAGAGATGCAAATGAGGAACTTCAAAAGCTTCTGGTTCATCACAAACAGGAAGTCGATAAAGAAGCAAAG GAGTTACAGGCGGCTAATGCTAAATTGTTCACAGTGCAACAGGAATTGGACAACGCTAGGGCGGATGTAGCAACCAACAGACACCTAAAAGATGAG ATTGCTCGACTGAACAGGGAGCTATTACTGATGGGTGAGACAAACACAAAGTATCAAGAGAAGGTGGAGGAAGCGCGAAGGAATGATCATAAGACAGAAGAGACTGAGATGAGATGGACCACACTGAAAAAAGACCTCGCTG TTTCTCAAGAGTCGTTAAAAAGAAAGAATGTTCAGACGGAAGCTGCCAAAGCTCGAATTGGAGAAATGGAGGCATCACTTACACTAAAG GACGTTGCAATGGCTGAGCAGAAACGTTTTTTGGAAAACGTAAAAAGCCTCAACAAGGGTAAAATGGAG tcGATGGATGCCAAGTACAACGCCCTCAAGAAAATCAACCAATGTCTTGAGGCTCACATCCTGAAACTCACCAAGAGCTTGAGGGAGAGAGAGAAGGAGACTGGTCACTTCAAAAGACGTCATCATCTTGTGTCGCCCCAAGGCATCTCCCGTCGTCATTCTGGTCCATCGAGCGGCGCTGCTGATCAGAAGATGGAGAGAATGGAGAGTTCAGATTCAGGAGGAACATCTTCATCTGGAATGTATTCAATCCAAACCTCATCTCCAAGAACTCTTGACCGGAGTCAGTCTCAGGACGAAACGTACCCAGTGAGACCAGTAGATGTGGACGCTCATCTCGTCGTTAAAACTGAAAGCGACTTCTCACAGACGTCTCTGTCTGTGAAGGGATCAAAGGATGATCATCTCACCCCTAGTCATCTATCCGGGTCCCATTCAACCCCTCGCTCTAGCCCCATGAGTGAGTGGGAGAATCTAAGTGGAGAGGTTGATTTGAACAAACCTACTAAAAAAGAACCTGCAGAAGCTATCCTTGTCCCTAAACCAACAGAGAGGGCAGGTTTTGAGCGGCACGATTCAGGTAGCCGTCTTCACATCAACAGTCCGCCTTTAGTATTCAGCGATACGTCCCCCTTCCAGCGAGTCCAGCAGAGCCCTCGCTTGTCCACAAGGCACAGCTCTTTCTCCCCCTCCAGCAAGATCTCTTTAAACCCCCCGGTTGAAATCGGCAGGAGAGCTGCCAGCCAATCCTGCCCGGATCTCGACTCGTCGGGCAGCCAGTTTACGAACTTGACTCAGTCGCAAGTCGAGGGAGGGGAAGAGGACATACAGGAGGAGGAGGCATCTGAGGGAACCTCGGCTTCACCTCCAGGGGCTGTTGTGGACAGTGTAGAACCAAGAGTGTTCCATCACGGCTTAGCGTCTATACTACACATGGAAGCCAGTATTGAAGAAGCAGACTTAAGCAAATATAAATAG